From the genome of Streptomyces sp. NBC_01317, one region includes:
- a CDS encoding serine hydrolase domain-containing protein: MTTLHDLLLARVEDGTVPGAVGLVARDGDVEVAVAGAVDTEGTSPMARDSVFRIASLTKPITAAAVMMLVDDGLIALGDPVRRWLPELAEPVVVRTPGGPVDDVVPADRPITVADLLSSRAGYGFPDDFSLPAVALLFSELLQGPPQPQAVPEPDEWMARLGRVPLLRQPGEAWLYNICSDIQGVLAARVTGRPLGEFLAERLFEPLSMNDTGFSLPAGGLDRFTSYYRDDLTLVDAPGGQWNELPPFPSGAGGLVSTVDDLYAFARLLLGGGSAGGKRLLSTESVRLMTTDHLTPAQRTAGELFLEGQGWGYGGSVDVKAADPWNVPGRYGWVGGTGTAAHLVPSTGAVSILLTQRAMASPTPPALMRDFWRYAAAQA, encoded by the coding sequence ATGACCACGCTGCACGACCTGCTGCTCGCCCGCGTCGAGGACGGAACCGTGCCCGGCGCCGTGGGCCTGGTGGCCCGGGACGGAGACGTCGAGGTGGCCGTCGCCGGGGCCGTCGACACCGAGGGCACCTCGCCGATGGCCCGGGACTCGGTCTTCCGTATCGCCTCGCTCACCAAGCCGATCACCGCCGCGGCGGTCATGATGCTGGTCGACGACGGGCTGATCGCCCTCGGCGACCCGGTCCGGCGGTGGCTGCCCGAGCTGGCCGAGCCGGTGGTGGTCCGTACGCCCGGCGGTCCCGTCGACGACGTCGTGCCGGCCGACCGGCCCATCACCGTCGCCGACCTGCTCTCCTCCCGTGCCGGATACGGCTTCCCCGACGACTTCTCCCTGCCAGCCGTCGCGCTGCTCTTCAGCGAGCTGCTGCAAGGCCCGCCGCAGCCGCAGGCCGTCCCCGAGCCGGACGAGTGGATGGCCAGGCTCGGCCGCGTCCCCCTGCTGCGCCAGCCGGGCGAGGCGTGGCTGTACAACATCTGCTCCGACATCCAGGGCGTCCTGGCCGCCCGCGTCACCGGCCGGCCCCTGGGCGAGTTCCTGGCCGAGCGGCTGTTCGAGCCGCTCTCCATGAACGACACCGGCTTCTCCCTGCCGGCCGGCGGACTCGACCGGTTCACCAGCTACTACCGCGACGACCTCACCCTGGTCGACGCCCCCGGCGGGCAGTGGAACGAGCTGCCACCGTTCCCCTCCGGCGCGGGCGGGCTCGTCTCCACTGTTGATGATTTGTATGCTTTTGCCCGGCTGCTCCTCGGCGGCGGGAGCGCGGGCGGCAAGCGGCTGCTGTCCACCGAGTCGGTGCGGCTGATGACCACCGACCACCTGACCCCCGCCCAGCGCACCGCCGGTGAGCTGTTCCTGGAGGGCCAGGGCTGGGGCTACGGCGGTTCGGTCGACGTGAAGGCCGCCGATCCGTGGAACGTGCCGGGGCGGTACGGCTGGGTCGGCGGTACGGGCACCGCCGCGCACCTCGTCCCGTCGACCGGCGCGGTCAGCATCCTGCTCACCCAGCGGGCGATGGCCAGTCCGACCCCGCCCGCCCTGATGCGTGACTTCTGGCGGTACGCGGCGGCGCAGGCCTGA
- a CDS encoding MBL fold metallo-hydrolase, with amino-acid sequence MDIRWEERGWERLSPRAGRCRLPGWDATAGLVAGDTGVLLYDTGSTPSEGAALRADVAALLGPGRPVTHVALSHPHFDHVLGTAAFTDAEVYGAVGLAELLARGGGALYEDAVREGVDAAEAALARDALVLPGHAVSGELTLDLGGPRVLLANAGPGHTAHDLALLVPAGDGSAPVLFCGDLVEESGEPQAGPDAITSRWPAALDRLLALGGEDAVYVPGHGAVVDAAFVRAQRDALAVRFGVSL; translated from the coding sequence ATGGACATCCGTTGGGAAGAGCGCGGGTGGGAGCGGCTGTCGCCGCGGGCGGGCCGGTGCCGGCTGCCCGGGTGGGACGCGACCGCCGGACTCGTGGCCGGTGACACCGGCGTCCTGCTGTACGACACGGGCTCGACGCCCAGTGAGGGCGCGGCGCTGCGGGCGGACGTGGCCGCCCTGCTGGGCCCCGGGCGGCCCGTCACGCACGTCGCGCTCAGCCATCCGCACTTCGACCACGTGCTGGGGACGGCGGCGTTCACGGACGCGGAGGTGTACGGGGCGGTGGGCCTGGCGGAACTGCTGGCGCGGGGCGGCGGCGCGCTGTACGAGGACGCCGTGCGCGAGGGGGTGGACGCGGCGGAGGCGGCTCTCGCGCGGGACGCGCTCGTCCTGCCGGGGCACGCGGTGTCGGGCGAGCTGACCCTGGACCTCGGCGGCCCCCGGGTGCTGCTGGCGAACGCGGGGCCCGGCCACACGGCCCACGACCTGGCCCTGCTGGTCCCGGCCGGGGACGGCTCGGCGCCGGTGCTCTTCTGCGGCGACCTGGTGGAGGAGTCGGGGGAGCCGCAGGCGGGGCCGGACGCGATCACGTCACGGTGGCCGGCCGCCCTGGACCGGCTGCTGGCGCTGGGCGGGGAGGACGCGGTGTACGTGCCAGGTCATGGAGCGGTGGTGGACGCGGCGTTCGTACGGGCACAGCGGGACGCGCTGGCGGTACGTTTCGGCGTGTCGCTGTAG
- the hrcA gene encoding heat-inducible transcriptional repressor HrcA: protein MLSERRLEVLRAIVQDYVGTEEPVGSKALTERHKLGVSPATVRNDMAVLEDEGFIAQPHTSAGRIPTDKGYRLFVDRLAGVKPLSSPERRAIQNFLDSAVDLDDVVGRTVRLLAQLTRQVAVVQYPSLTRSTVRHVELLALASARLMLVLITDTGRVEQRMIDCPAPFGETALADLRARLNSRVVGRRFSDVPQLVQDLPDSFEQEDRGVVTTVLATLLETLVEETEERLVIGGTANLTRFGHDFPLTIRPVLEALEEQVVLLKLLGEAEHPGMTVRIGHENAHEGLNSTSVVAVGYGSGDEAVAKLGVVGPTRMDYPGTMGAVRAVARYVGQILAES from the coding sequence ATGCTCAGTGAACGCAGACTCGAAGTGCTCCGCGCGATCGTCCAGGACTACGTCGGCACCGAGGAGCCGGTCGGTTCCAAGGCGCTCACCGAGCGGCACAAGCTCGGCGTGTCTCCGGCGACGGTCCGCAACGACATGGCGGTGCTGGAGGACGAGGGCTTCATCGCCCAGCCGCACACCAGCGCCGGCCGTATCCCGACCGACAAGGGCTACCGGCTCTTCGTGGACCGGCTGGCGGGGGTCAAGCCCCTGTCGTCGCCGGAGCGCCGGGCCATCCAGAACTTCCTGGACAGCGCGGTCGACCTCGACGACGTGGTGGGCCGTACGGTACGGCTGCTCGCGCAGCTGACCCGGCAGGTCGCGGTGGTGCAGTACCCCTCGCTGACCCGCTCGACGGTGCGGCACGTGGAGCTGCTCGCCCTGGCCTCCGCCCGGCTGATGCTCGTGTTGATCACGGACACCGGCCGGGTCGAACAACGCATGATCGACTGCCCCGCGCCCTTCGGGGAGACCGCCCTCGCGGACCTGCGGGCCCGGCTCAACAGCCGGGTCGTCGGACGCCGTTTCTCGGACGTCCCGCAGCTCGTGCAGGACCTTCCCGACTCGTTCGAGCAGGAGGACCGCGGGGTCGTCACGACGGTGCTCGCGACCCTGCTCGAAACGCTGGTCGAGGAGACCGAGGAGCGGCTGGTGATCGGCGGTACGGCCAATCTCACCCGCTTCGGACACGATTTCCCGCTCACCATCCGGCCGGTGCTGGAGGCGCTGGAGGAGCAGGTCGTGCTCCTCAAGCTGCTGGGTGAGGCGGAGCACCCGGGCATGACCGTACGTATCGGGCACGAGAACGCCCATGAGGGCCTCAACTCCACGTCCGTCGTCGCGGTCGGCTACGGTTCGGGCGACGAGGCAGTCGCCAAACTCGGCGTGGTCGGACCGACCCGCATGGACTACCCCGGAACGATGGGAGCGGTACGCGCAGTGGCACGTTACGTCGGACAGATCCTGGCGGAGTCGTAA
- the dnaJ gene encoding molecular chaperone DnaJ, with the protein MATDYYAVLGVRRDASQDEIKKAFRRLARELHPDVNPDPKTQERFKEINAAYEVLSDPQKKQVYDLGGDPLSASGGGGAGGFGAGGFGNFSDIMDAFFGTSQQRGPRSRTRRGQDAMIRLEIDLNESAFGTTKDIQVDTAVVCTTCSGEGAAPGTSAQTCDMCRGRGEVSQVTRSFLGQVMTSRPCPQCQGFGTVVPTPCPECAGDGRIRSRRTLTVKIPAGVDNGTRIQLAGEGEVGPGGGPAGDLYVEIHELPHAVFQRRGDDLHCTVTVPMTAASLGTKCPLETLDGVEDIDVRPGTQSGQSIPLHGRGITHLRGGGRGDLIVHVEVTTPSKLDAEQERLLRELAVLRGEERPLGQFQPGQQGLFSRLKDAFNGR; encoded by the coding sequence GTGGCCACGGACTACTACGCCGTTCTCGGCGTGCGCCGCGACGCGTCTCAGGACGAGATCAAGAAGGCATTCCGCAGGCTCGCCCGCGAGCTGCACCCGGATGTCAATCCCGATCCCAAGACGCAGGAGCGCTTCAAGGAGATCAACGCCGCGTACGAGGTGCTGTCGGACCCGCAGAAGAAGCAGGTCTACGACCTCGGCGGGGACCCGCTGTCCGCGAGCGGCGGAGGCGGTGCGGGCGGTTTCGGAGCCGGTGGCTTCGGCAACTTCTCGGACATCATGGACGCGTTCTTCGGTACGTCGCAGCAGCGCGGGCCGCGCTCGCGGACGCGGCGGGGCCAGGACGCGATGATCCGGCTGGAGATCGACCTCAACGAGTCGGCCTTCGGCACCACCAAGGACATCCAGGTCGACACGGCCGTGGTCTGCACGACCTGCTCGGGCGAGGGGGCGGCGCCGGGCACCTCGGCGCAGACCTGCGACATGTGCCGCGGTCGCGGCGAGGTCTCGCAGGTCACGCGGTCCTTCCTGGGCCAGGTCATGACCTCGCGGCCCTGCCCGCAGTGCCAGGGCTTCGGTACGGTCGTCCCGACGCCGTGCCCCGAGTGCGCCGGTGACGGGCGGATCCGCTCGCGCCGCACGCTCACGGTCAAGATCCCGGCGGGTGTGGACAACGGCACGAGGATCCAGCTCGCGGGCGAGGGCGAGGTCGGCCCCGGCGGCGGCCCCGCCGGTGACCTGTACGTGGAGATCCACGAGCTGCCGCACGCGGTGTTCCAGCGGCGCGGCGACGACCTGCACTGCACGGTGACCGTCCCCATGACGGCGGCGTCCCTGGGCACCAAGTGCCCGCTGGAGACGCTGGACGGGGTGGAGGACATCGACGTACGGCCCGGCACGCAGTCGGGGCAGTCGATCCCGCTGCACGGGCGGGGCATCACGCACCTGCGCGGCGGCGGGCGCGGCGACCTCATCGTGCATGTCGAGGTCACGACCCCGTCGAAGCTGGACGCCGAGCAGGAACGCCTGCTGCGGGAGCTGGCGGTGCTGCGCGGCGAGGAACGCCCCCTGGGCCAGTTCCAGCCGGGACAGCAGGGCCTCTTCTCCAGATTGAAGGACGCGTTCAACGGCCGTTGA
- a CDS encoding SpoIIE family protein phosphatase, translating to MGRIPIPRETTRRPAPQVPLRKDARSTSRTSLPGNPLAPAAARRFARAALADWTSIGLLATCIFCQGESGCSPGQHSTDLLADDAVLIVDELVTNAVVHAGTDVELLCRLEDPAQDPSAGDDGPDEVGAALVLEVSDHHPARGVQSDGRGRAPAGTPEYGRGLELVAALAERWGITYRSGTKTVWARLPLDVRDGAGAAPGAPVTAGESPGDAGADGEASGAAEAPEGTGVGVGAGGPGAEPVVRRELRAAEILTPAPRRAVRDDPDWVGRAALSFLAEASDLLAGQLDEDLVAALACQLLVPRLADWCAVWLDAEGGQAGAAPRLARVWHAEESRIDELRTVLEQESLRKELPRLPESLRGGPVPVSVPLPWPAGGDDDGDGAGGTEDEGAALACRLVANGRPLGTLLLGGAGRTRVPDEVSALIEDFARRVALAIGAARRYTRQATISRVLQRGLLPSQVARIPGVESALVYEPSDEGLAGGDFYDIFPCPPGGRWCFMLGDVQGSGPEAAVVTGLARPWLRLLAREGYRVGAVLDRLNRLLLDDATEAAAAVAALPEGGPREENRPRFLSLLYGELAPLPGPRGGARCTLASAGHPLPLLLRPDGTVTSAASPQLLLGVEENVSYQSRTFDLRPGDTLLCVTDGVTERRSGRRMLDDGDGLARALEGCVGLSAEGVAERIRRAVHDFDGAPPGDDVALLVFQAERAPAG from the coding sequence GTGGGTCGCATTCCGATCCCGCGCGAGACGACACGTCGACCGGCACCCCAGGTGCCGTTACGCAAGGACGCGCGGTCCACGTCACGCACCAGCCTGCCCGGCAACCCGCTCGCCCCGGCCGCCGCCCGCCGTTTCGCGCGGGCCGCGCTGGCGGACTGGACGAGCATCGGGCTACTGGCCACCTGCATCTTCTGCCAGGGGGAGAGCGGCTGTTCCCCCGGACAGCACAGCACGGACCTGCTCGCCGACGACGCGGTGCTGATCGTCGACGAACTGGTCACCAACGCGGTGGTGCACGCGGGCACCGACGTCGAGCTGCTCTGCCGGCTCGAAGACCCCGCGCAGGACCCCTCCGCGGGCGACGACGGGCCGGACGAGGTGGGCGCGGCGCTGGTCCTTGAGGTGTCCGACCACCATCCCGCCCGTGGCGTGCAGAGCGACGGACGGGGGCGTGCGCCGGCGGGAACGCCGGAGTACGGGCGGGGCCTCGAACTGGTCGCCGCGCTTGCCGAGCGCTGGGGCATCACGTACCGGTCGGGGACAAAGACGGTGTGGGCGCGGTTGCCGCTCGACGTGAGGGACGGGGCAGGAGCGGCCCCTGGGGCGCCTGTGACGGCTGGGGAGAGTCCCGGGGACGCCGGGGCGGACGGAGAGGCCTCCGGGGCCGCTGAGGCCCCTGAGGGCACCGGTGTAGGTGTGGGCGCCGGTGGGCCCGGGGCCGAGCCGGTGGTACGACGGGAACTGCGCGCCGCCGAGATCCTGACCCCCGCGCCCCGCCGCGCCGTACGGGACGACCCCGACTGGGTCGGCCGCGCCGCGCTCTCCTTCCTCGCGGAGGCCTCCGACCTGCTCGCCGGGCAGCTCGACGAGGACCTGGTCGCCGCGCTCGCCTGCCAGTTGCTCGTGCCCAGGCTCGCGGACTGGTGCGCGGTCTGGCTCGACGCCGAGGGCGGACAGGCCGGGGCGGCGCCGAGGCTCGCGCGGGTCTGGCACGCCGAGGAGTCCCGTATCGACGAGCTGCGCACGGTCCTGGAGCAGGAGTCCCTGCGGAAGGAACTGCCCCGGCTGCCGGAGTCCCTACGGGGCGGGCCGGTCCCGGTGTCCGTGCCCTTGCCGTGGCCGGCGGGCGGGGACGACGACGGCGATGGCGCCGGCGGTACGGAGGACGAGGGCGCCGCCCTTGCCTGCCGGCTCGTCGCCAACGGGCGTCCGCTCGGCACGCTGCTGCTCGGCGGGGCGGGCCGCACGCGTGTGCCGGACGAGGTGTCCGCCCTCATCGAGGACTTCGCGCGGCGCGTCGCCCTGGCGATCGGCGCCGCGCGCCGGTACACCCGGCAGGCCACCATCAGCCGGGTCCTCCAGCGCGGACTGCTGCCGAGCCAGGTGGCGCGTATCCCCGGCGTCGAGAGCGCCCTCGTCTACGAGCCCAGCGACGAGGGGCTCGCGGGCGGCGACTTCTACGACATCTTCCCCTGCCCGCCCGGCGGCCGGTGGTGCTTCATGCTCGGCGACGTCCAGGGCAGCGGCCCCGAGGCCGCCGTCGTCACCGGGCTGGCCCGCCCGTGGCTGCGGCTGCTGGCCCGGGAGGGGTACCGGGTGGGCGCGGTCCTCGACCGGCTGAACCGGCTGCTCCTGGACGACGCGACGGAGGCGGCCGCCGCAGTCGCGGCATTGCCGGAGGGTGGGCCTCGGGAGGAGAACCGGCCGCGGTTCTTGTCACTCCTGTACGGCGAGCTGGCGCCCCTGCCGGGGCCCCGCGGGGGCGCCAGGTGCACGCTCGCGAGCGCGGGGCATCCCCTGCCGTTGCTGCTGCGGCCCGACGGGACGGTGACGTCCGCCGCGTCGCCGCAGCTGCTGCTGGGGGTCGAGGAGAACGTCTCGTACCAGAGCCGCACGTTCGACCTGCGCCCCGGGGACACGCTCCTCTGCGTCACGGACGGCGTGACCGAGCGGCGCTCGGGGCGGCGGATGCTGGATGACGGGGATGGGTTGGCGCGGGCGTTGGAGGGGTGCGTGGGGCTTTCCGCGGAGGGGGTGGCGGAGAGGATACGGCGGGCGGTGCATGACTTTGACGGGGCGCCGCCGGGGGATGACGTGGCGCTCCTGGTCTTCCAGGCGGAGCGCGCGCCTGCGGGGTGA
- a CDS encoding histidine triad nucleotide-binding protein, translating into MAGEPQADCLFCKIVAGDVPATVVRETATTVAFRDIHPQAPTHILVIPRVHYPDAASLAAAEPGIAADLLTEAGTIAAEEGADSTGYRIVFNTGSGAGQTVFHAHAHLLGGRGLNWPPG; encoded by the coding sequence ATGGCCGGAGAACCACAGGCCGACTGCCTGTTCTGCAAGATCGTGGCGGGGGACGTGCCGGCCACCGTCGTCCGCGAGACGGCGACCACCGTCGCCTTCCGGGACATCCACCCGCAGGCCCCCACCCACATCCTCGTCATCCCCCGCGTGCACTACCCCGACGCGGCCTCGCTGGCCGCCGCCGAGCCGGGGATCGCCGCCGACCTGCTGACCGAGGCCGGGACCATCGCCGCCGAGGAGGGCGCCGACTCCACCGGCTACCGGATCGTCTTCAACACCGGCAGCGGCGCCGGTCAGACCGTCTTCCACGCGCACGCCCACCTGCTGGGCGGCCGGGGCCTCAACTGGCCTCCTGGATAA
- a CDS encoding 16S rRNA (uracil(1498)-N(3))-methyltransferase → MTAPVFVVDCFGAGPAGRFVLEGAEGRHAVSVKRLHAGEDVVLTDGKGRWADGVVLGTEGKDRLIVQLDSYADEPPETPHITVVQALPKGDRGEVAVETMTETGVDAVVPWAASRCVTRWNGERGAKALAKWRSTARESGKQSRRVRFPEVADAMSTKQVAALLATADFAAVLHEDRDAASAALASAELPHEGSVVLVVGPEGGVSPEELAAFAAAGAKPYRLGHSVLRTSTAGTAAVAVVMARTGRWS, encoded by the coding sequence GTGACCGCGCCGGTGTTCGTGGTGGACTGCTTCGGCGCGGGACCGGCCGGGCGGTTCGTCCTGGAGGGCGCCGAGGGGCGGCACGCGGTGTCCGTGAAGCGGCTGCACGCCGGCGAGGACGTCGTCCTGACCGACGGCAAGGGCCGCTGGGCGGACGGCGTGGTCCTCGGGACCGAGGGCAAGGACCGGCTGATCGTCCAGCTCGACTCGTACGCCGACGAACCGCCGGAGACCCCGCACATCACCGTCGTACAGGCCCTGCCCAAGGGCGACCGGGGCGAGGTGGCCGTCGAGACCATGACGGAGACCGGTGTGGACGCCGTCGTCCCGTGGGCGGCCTCCCGGTGCGTCACCCGGTGGAACGGGGAGCGGGGCGCGAAGGCGCTCGCCAAGTGGCGTTCCACGGCACGGGAGTCGGGGAAGCAGTCGCGGCGGGTGCGGTTCCCCGAGGTGGCGGACGCGATGAGTACGAAGCAGGTCGCCGCGCTGCTGGCGACGGCCGACTTCGCCGCCGTCCTGCACGAGGACCGGGACGCGGCGAGCGCCGCGCTCGCGTCGGCCGAACTGCCGCACGAGGGTTCCGTCGTGCTGGTCGTCGGACCCGAAGGGGGCGTGTCCCCCGAGGAGTTGGCGGCTTTCGCGGCGGCGGGCGCGAAGCCGTACCGGCTGGGCCACAGCGTGCTGCGTACGTCCACGGCGGGGACGGCGGCCGTGGCCGTGGTGATGGCCCGCACCGGCCGCTGGTCCTGA
- a CDS encoding nitronate monooxygenase: MSSALTDLCRYPIVQAPMAGGASCPQLAAAVSDAGGLGFLAAGYKSVDVMYEEIKHLRGLTSRPFGVNLFMPQPHYADSAAVEVYRNQLAGEATWYETPLGDPESGRDDGYEAKLAILLDDPVPVVSFTFGCPTRTTLDAFAKVGTLTVVTVTTPEEAQTAQWSGADAVCVQGIEAGGHQGTHRDDPENDGVGLGLLALLGLVKETVDLPIVATGGIMRGGQIAGVLAAGADAAQLGTAFLVCPESGASALHKDAMTNPLFVRTQLTRAFSGRPARGLVNRFMSEHGKYAPAAYPEVHHVTAGLRKAAAKVGDAQGMALWAGQGHRLARDLPAATLVNVLVTEFEVAGAGLGRPGNAS; the protein is encoded by the coding sequence ATGTCCTCCGCACTGACCGATCTCTGCCGGTATCCCATCGTGCAGGCCCCCATGGCGGGCGGTGCCTCCTGCCCGCAGCTCGCCGCGGCCGTCTCCGACGCCGGCGGGCTCGGGTTCCTCGCCGCCGGGTACAAATCGGTCGATGTGATGTACGAGGAGATCAAGCACCTCCGCGGTCTCACCTCGCGCCCCTTCGGCGTCAACCTCTTCATGCCCCAGCCGCACTACGCGGACAGCGCGGCCGTCGAGGTCTACCGCAACCAGCTCGCCGGTGAGGCCACCTGGTACGAGACCCCGCTCGGCGACCCGGAGAGCGGCCGGGACGACGGGTACGAGGCGAAGCTGGCGATCCTGCTGGACGACCCGGTCCCGGTCGTCTCGTTCACCTTCGGCTGCCCCACCCGTACGACCCTCGACGCCTTCGCCAAGGTCGGCACGCTCACCGTCGTCACCGTCACCACCCCCGAAGAGGCCCAGACCGCCCAGTGGTCCGGCGCCGACGCCGTCTGCGTCCAGGGCATCGAGGCCGGCGGCCACCAGGGCACCCACCGCGACGACCCGGAGAACGACGGCGTGGGCCTCGGGCTGCTCGCGCTGCTCGGGCTGGTCAAGGAGACCGTCGACCTCCCGATCGTCGCGACCGGCGGCATCATGCGCGGCGGCCAGATCGCCGGGGTGCTGGCGGCGGGCGCGGACGCGGCGCAGCTCGGCACGGCGTTCCTGGTGTGCCCGGAGTCCGGGGCGAGCGCGCTGCACAAGGACGCCATGACCAACCCGCTGTTCGTACGGACCCAGTTGACGCGCGCGTTCTCCGGCCGCCCCGCCCGGGGCCTCGTCAACCGCTTCATGAGCGAGCACGGCAAGTACGCCCCGGCCGCCTACCCGGAGGTGCACCACGTCACCGCCGGGCTGCGCAAGGCCGCCGCGAAGGTCGGTGACGCGCAGGGCATGGCGCTGTGGGCCGGGCAGGGCCACCGGCTGGCCCGTGACCTGCCGGCCGCGACCCTGGTCAACGTCCTCGTCACCGAGTTCGAGGTGGCCGGCGCGGGCCTCGGCCGGCCGGGCAACGCCTCGTGA
- a CDS encoding DUF3097 domain-containing protein gives MRSYSPDLTPPWKKPTSAPEVPAEPDLVVEEVATGFCGAVIRCEKTAEGPTVTLEDRFGKQRVFPLAVRGFLLEGRVVTLVRPTAGGPVRPTRTASGSIAVPGARARVARAGRIYVEGRHDAELVERVWGDDLRIEGVVVEYLEGVDDLPAVVAEFAPAPDARLGVLVDHLVPGSKESRIAAAVTGADVLVVGHPYIDVWEAVKPSSVGIAAWPRVPRGEDWKTGVCRALGWPENTGAAWQHILSRVHSYRDLEPALLGSVERLIDFVTEPAP, from the coding sequence ATGCGCAGCTACAGCCCCGACCTGACCCCTCCGTGGAAGAAGCCGACCTCGGCGCCGGAGGTGCCCGCCGAGCCGGATCTGGTGGTCGAGGAGGTGGCGACCGGGTTCTGCGGCGCGGTGATCCGCTGCGAGAAGACGGCGGAGGGGCCGACCGTGACCCTGGAGGACCGCTTCGGCAAGCAGCGCGTCTTCCCGCTGGCGGTCCGGGGCTTCCTGCTGGAGGGCCGGGTGGTGACGCTGGTCCGCCCCACGGCCGGGGGTCCGGTACGGCCCACCCGTACGGCCTCCGGATCGATCGCGGTCCCCGGGGCGCGCGCCCGCGTCGCCCGGGCCGGGCGGATCTATGTGGAGGGCCGGCACGACGCGGAGCTGGTCGAGCGTGTCTGGGGCGACGACCTGCGGATCGAGGGGGTGGTGGTCGAATACCTGGAGGGTGTGGACGATCTCCCGGCGGTGGTCGCGGAGTTCGCCCCGGCGCCGGACGCGCGGCTGGGCGTCCTGGTCGACCACCTGGTGCCGGGATCGAAGGAGTCCCGGATCGCGGCGGCGGTGACGGGCGCGGACGTCCTGGTGGTGGGCCACCCGTACATCGACGTCTGGGAGGCCGTGAAGCCGTCCTCGGTGGGCATCGCGGCGTGGCCCCGGGTGCCGAGGGGCGAGGACTGGAAGACGGGCGTGTGCCGGGCGCTGGGCTGGCCGGAGAACACCGGGGCCGCATGGCAGCACATCCTGTCCAGGGTCCATTCGTACCGCGATCTGGAGCCGGCGCTGCTGGGCTCGGTGGAGCGCCTGATCGACTTCGTCACGGAACCGGCCCCCTGA
- the hemW gene encoding radical SAM family heme chaperone HemW, whose translation MPSVLPDGEPMPETGALPPPALDGAAARPLGFYLHVPYCATRCGYCDFNTYTATELRGSGGVLASRDNYADTLIDEIRLARKVLGDDLRPVRTVFVGGGTPTLLAADDLVRMLNAVRDEFGLADGAEVTTEANPESVDPEYLAALRDGGFNRISFGMQSARQHVLKVLDRTHTPGRPEACVAEARAAGFEHVNLDLIYGTPGESDDDWRASLDAAVGAGPDHISAYALIVEEGTQLARRIRRGEVPMTDDDEHADRYLIADEVLAKAGFSWYEVSNWATTEAGRCLHNELYWRGADWWGAGPGAHSHVGGVRWWNVKHPGAYAAALAEGRSPGAGREILTAEDRRVERILLELRLSDGVPLSLLATAGLAAAARAVADGLLEPGPYDQGRGVLTLRGRLLADAVVRDLVD comes from the coding sequence ATGCCATCCGTACTGCCCGACGGCGAACCCATGCCCGAGACCGGCGCACTCCCCCCACCCGCCCTCGACGGCGCGGCCGCGCGCCCCCTGGGGTTCTACCTGCACGTCCCCTACTGCGCCACCCGCTGCGGATACTGCGACTTCAACACCTACACCGCCACCGAGCTCCGCGGCAGCGGCGGCGTGCTGGCCTCCCGGGACAATTACGCCGACACCCTGATCGACGAGATACGGCTGGCCAGGAAGGTCCTGGGCGACGACCTCCGCCCCGTCCGCACGGTCTTCGTCGGGGGCGGCACGCCCACGCTCCTGGCCGCCGACGACCTCGTGCGGATGCTCAACGCCGTCCGCGACGAGTTCGGGCTCGCGGACGGCGCCGAGGTCACCACCGAGGCGAACCCGGAATCCGTGGACCCGGAATACCTCGCGGCCCTCCGCGACGGAGGGTTCAACCGGATCTCCTTCGGGATGCAGAGCGCCCGGCAGCACGTCCTCAAGGTCCTGGACCGTACCCACACCCCCGGCCGCCCCGAGGCGTGCGTCGCCGAGGCGCGGGCCGCCGGGTTCGAGCACGTCAACCTCGACCTGATCTACGGCACCCCCGGCGAGAGCGACGACGACTGGCGCGCCTCGCTCGACGCCGCCGTGGGCGCCGGACCCGACCACATCAGCGCCTACGCGCTCATCGTGGAGGAGGGCACCCAGCTCGCCCGCCGCATCCGGCGCGGCGAGGTCCCGATGACGGACGACGACGAGCACGCGGACCGGTACCTGATCGCGGACGAGGTGCTCGCGAAGGCCGGGTTCTCCTGGTACGAGGTGTCGAACTGGGCCACGACCGAAGCGGGCCGCTGCCTGCACAACGAGCTGTACTGGCGCGGTGCCGACTGGTGGGGAGCGGGCCCCGGCGCCCACAGCCACGTCGGCGGGGTCCGCTGGTGGAACGTGAAGCACCCGGGCGCGTACGCCGCCGCGCTCGCCGAGGGCCGCTCGCCCGGCGCGGGGCGGGAGATCCTGACGGCGGAGGACCGCCGCGTCGAGCGGATCCTGCTGGAGCTGCGGCTGTCCGACGGAGTGCCGCTCTCGCTGCTGGCCACGGCAGGCCTCGCCGCCGCCGCCCGCGCGGTCGCCGACGGCCTGCTGGAGCCGGGGCCGTACGACCAGGGCCGGGGCGTTCTGACCCTGCGGGGCCGGCTGCTCGCCGACGCCGTGGTGCGGGATCTGGTGGACTAG